The genomic region GCAGCAGGCGCCGGCGCCGCCGTCGGCGCGCTCTCTGCCGCCGCTGTCATCGATCTTCTCTCGAGGTAACCGGCCCAACTTCTTCCTGCCCTGTCCCCCACGCCCAAGCTGGGCCTGGACCTGGACGCCACAGAGCGTTCTGCTGACGCTTTGCTTCGTTTTTCGATGTCGCAGATCCAAGCGGAGAGAGAGGTACGCGCGGGACCTGCTGGAGTCCAATGGAATGACGACTGGTACGCGTGCAGTGCAGTTGCCTCCTGTTGTGAGTTAAGCAGTAGGATCGATAATTGTGTGTGGATCCTGTCGTCTTGGGAAAATGACCGCAAATTTGCAATTTAATACATGCCTTGTGTTTCTGTTGTGGAAATCGCTGGTTGTTGCCGATCTTTGGTTGTGCATTCCAAAGTTCTGGTATCTTCAACTGTTTGCTTCTTCAATCAGGGAACACTCGGTCCAGCAAGCACCTGGGCTCTCTTGGTAGCTCGGCTCTTCTCTCTGATGAAGTGGTCTCTGAACAGCTTACAAGGTTTGCACTCATTGGTTTCTTTCCTTAGTGAAGTTCTCTACGGAGAGAGTCCCTAGCTATAAACCGTCTATTGCTGTCTGTTTGATTGACCTAGTTAGTTGCCGTTTCATACTTACACTCTGCAACCAGATAATTCCACATTTTGTTGCTTCATATGCTACTTGTTGCTGCTATCAATCAATTATGCTTTTCACCATTTGATTCTATATTCCTGTGTACAAAGTGGAATGCATAGCTTACTATTAGCAGTTAAGTTCTTGATTTTCACTACAAACTAAACGTTTGCCACATTCTCTAATGCGCTGAGTACCTTGAGCCGAATATGCTCAGGATATTTCTGTTTTCATGCTGTGTTTCTGATTACCAAAATCTGTTACTATTGTAATGTAGGAATATACAATTTTTTGGCATGGACTCTCAGAAGAAAGTGACTGAATCCTATGTTGTGGTTATTGGTCTTGGAGGGGTTGGCAGTCATGCAGCATCAATGCTCCTGAGATCTGGTGTTGGCAGGTTGCTTCTTGTGGATTTTGATCAGGTGTGGATTTCATTGTGTTTCAGAGTTGGATACATTGTATAGTTATGAAAACTTGGATGTGCTTAGATTTTCTTTTTGTTCTCTACGTAGTTAGAAATGTGTCTAGCTAAACATAGCTCATGGTCTAGCAACAAAAAATCTTGTTCGGTTTTGAAGGATTTAACTAGCACTGAGAAAAAAAACTTCTTTTTGACTAAGATTCATATTCTATGCCAATCATATATTTTTTTCCTCGAACATGCAAGAGAGTTGTGTATCTGTATAATAAGAGAAATAAAAGAAACAATAAGAAAACATCTTCTCATCTTGGATTATAGTGAGGGATGTAGAAACTTAAAAATAAAAATTACATCTTACAGGCAGGGAGGACCAGACCCTACTAGAAATCCAGCTAGACCAACAATCTGCCTAGGTTCAGGGCAGTCAGCCCTTTAGACCCAGCTAGTTGCCATAAAGGGATCTCATTCTTGACCTCCTGCACAACAATTTGAATGGAAGGGGCAGCTCAATCAAAGACACAAGCATTACGATGCTTCTACAGGACCTAAGTTCCTAGAATGATCAGAGAATTCAGACCTTTCTTCTGCTGTTTCTGGACTTTCTTCGAGGATTTACGCCACCAATCTAAAAGGATCTGGACCTACTGCTAGGCACCAAGGTCGACCAATCTAGAGGTTGCAGGATGCTGTACCAAAACTGTCTAGCAAAAATACACGAAGTTAGAATATGTTGTACAGTCTAACTCAAAACAGATTCTCATCTCATGTCCTCAATGGTTGAAGTGCCATCTGAACAAAGTATTCTAAACTTATCTGAAGAGAATAATAACTGCAAAACCAGTTTTCTTCTAAACAATTAAACAAACTTTCTCTAAAGTTGCTTTTGATTAATCCACATGGTTCATACAACCACTTAAGCAGTTCACACTCTTTAGTTTTTTATTGAATTGTCAACACATTAAAAAAAATATTTGGTTCATTTTAATGGGATGCATGGTCATATGGTGGATTGTGGATTCATTTTCATATCCTTAACCATATCAGATCGAGAATCATGGAATCATCTAGTTGGTCCTCTGCATTATTAATTAAAACTAGGACAATTTTGTAACCATGCAAAGTATACTAAGTGGCTTTTTACAGTTGTACTTGTACCGAATGGGTGGGTGAACATTACAATTTTATAAGTGACATCTTGCATTTATAATAGGTAAGCATTAACAAGGCACTCATGATATGTTGAAAGGTATCACTCTCATCACTAAATCGGCATGCTGTGGCAACCAGAGATGACGTTGGAACTTCAAAAGCGTTGTGCCTCAAGAAGCATTTTTCAATGATATACCCAGAGTGCCAAATAGATGCAAAAGTGCAATTGTATGATGCATCGTCTGAGGAGGAAATTCTTTCTGGACAGCCTGACTTTGTTCTTGATTGCATAGATAACATTGATACCAAGGTAACAAATACTAGCATTGAAACTTCAGCTTTCATTTTTCTgtaggtgcaacccccaactttaTGTTACCCCGATCCTCCTTTTTGTACTGGTAGTTATAGGTTGCAAGTTCTTGCATGTACTAGTTTCCTTCTTAGATTTAGAGGTCATGGCTGGCTTGCATGTTATGTAACTCCTTAATGAAAAATGTACTCTGCACGTTTTCCAGAAAAATTGAAAATACATAGGTTCTTCCATGCATTTTATGCTTAGATACAGTATGCAGGTATGACTGTGCTTTAAATCTTCTCTGCATGTTCTTTTTTGctttgcttgggactaaaaggttCTGTTGGTGTTACCAACTTAATACTCTGTGCAGCACCACATGCATTGAGTTTGATGAAAGACTGGCTTGGCAGCAGTAGTAGTTCCATTGATTGACAAACTAGTTCCTATGTAAACTCAAATTTCTCTTACATCTGTATTCTGATGATCAAGCTACACAATGGCACCCTGCATAGACGGTTGAAACCTGTTTTTAGCCCGAATGTATCATTGAACATTTGTTAGCTTGTCGATGTTTTCTCCATTAAAAAAGTCTCGGCCGGTGGGGAAAGACCGCCCCACAGTATCATATTAAGAAGCTCAAACTGAGCTTGACCAAGAAAGGTCACGAAAGCTGCCACCCCCCTCCCCTGTGCAACATGAGGGTTCACCCCCTATAGGTCAAATTGTTACTTGAGTGCTACTAGAGCCACCTAACCAACTTAGTTAGAGGCCCATTTGCAATGTTTTTCTTCATTGTTTGTAACCGTTGAAATATCCTTGCCCCTTAGGTGTCACTCCTTGCAGCTTGCGTGCGCAGAGGTTTGAAGGTACTTTCTGCAATGGGGGCTGGAGCTCGAGCTGATCCCACCAGAATTCGTGTCGCAGATTTGAGAGAATCAAGCAATGACCCCCTCTCTCGATCGGTTAGTTAGATACTTCTTACAAGCTGTTGTTTCAGTCATTAACTAACTGACATGTTAAAATGTGCTACAAATGGGGTGTTGTGATTGCTATTTTTAGGTGAGGTACAGGCTCAAGAAAGAACATGGAATTGAGGGTGGAATACCAGTAGTCTTTTCATTGGAAAAGCCAAAGGCAAAGCTTCTTCCTTTTCAAGCTTCAAAAGAAGAGGAAACTCCATCAGATTACCAGGTCAGCTCCCCTAGGACTTGTATTACCACCCTCCTGGCACATACTCGTTCCATTTTCTGAGACTTTTTTCCTTGCGATTTTCTGAACAAGAAATTTTTGTGAAAAAAGAGTTATTTAAATTCCTCTAGGGCACCCAGTTGCTTACATATTACAGGAATGCACGATGTGTGTGTACGTAAATACTGACAACATACTATGCATTGTTCCACAGATTGTGCCAGGATTCAGGGTTCGCATTATACCAGTATTGGGAACCATCCCTGCAATATTTGGTCAAGTTATGGCCTCCTATGTGGTCACTCAGCTTGCTGGATTAGATTTTCAAACTGAACCAGTTGTTAACCTGGATTTGGATCATTACCGTATACTTCATCAGCGTCTTATTGAGCATGAGGAACTGATGTATGGCACAGCCGAGCAAGTTCTGGTACTATGTTTTTTTTTTGCTATGTAATTTCATCCTGGAAATAAGATATTTTCACTTGGAGCATTATGTAGTTGAGgtgtttttatttatttatgttgGTTGTCACCAGCACATGTGAAAAAGGAATTCTTCAGCTTCACTTGTTGTGATACCCTTTTTTAACATTCTCTTTCACAATCTAAAGGTAGATGCTGAAGAGGTAATGTACATTGTCAAAGAATTGTGGCGTGGTCGAAGTGCTAGAGACCAAAGCCAGGACACTGGCCGGAAGATGTGGAGATCTGTGAACGAACTAATGCTTGTTCGGTATGCTTCCTTCTCTAACTCATAATGTGGCCTGAGGTCATCATGCCTTCTGTCTGTGGCACTACCAAAGTTCCCAGCATATCTGATTTGGTAGAGCAAAAGCAAAATCCAACTTGCATTGTCTCTAGCCTAGGGTTGACTGTCATCTTTTAAGTTGTGCAATATGAATTATAACctggctagctagctagctagccatGTTAGCTTGTGAGTCTGAAGTGGCTTCGCATTGGTAATGTCTTAAATTCTGACGAGATCACGTttttaataataataaatgaaattattttgttcttttattttgttaTAGGTGGGACAAATCAAAGGCTGCTGGCATCTCAAACTTAATACTTGTCAAGTTCAGTGAGGTAACGAGTCACAAATACTCATGGAACGTTAAAAGTTGAATTCGAAGATGGCATATATGTTGCGGACGAAAGGACTGGAGGCTTTTTTTTCCTGTGTCATTGGTTCACCTTCTCCTATTTATGCAGGCTGACGCCCATGAATCCACCACACTCGACCGAATAAAAGAACAAGAACCTGAATTCTACTCTATGGTTTCACGTGTCCTGAAACGAGCTGAGATGGAGTTTGCCTTATGACTTGATGAGTAGCGAGGGTTGATCCTGTTGGACTCCCACAGTTGCTATTCAGTGATGGCCTTGGAACAGCATTCAGTTTGGCGGGAATCACACTTGGGGTACCTGATTGGTGTGCTATGGTGAAAATGTGATGTGCAAAGTTTCTTCTTGAGGCCGCTGAAACATCAGCTCTGTGTTATCACTGAGTTGTGCACTTGTGGCCATCTATGTATGTTTTTTTTTTCTGCACGCCAAATCTGAAATTTTGTTTCTAGTCTGATTGTCTGATGTAGTTTTGATGTGATTTATGCTTGCTGTTTACCACGAacatagccacttgtagacttACCGATCACCGATGATAATGATATGACACGGGTTTGCGCTCCCGGTCCCCAGTTTCGACGCGTGTCGAACTAGACTGCCACGGACGCGAAGATCTCAACCACTTGCCACAGCGCACATGGTATGGAGCGAGCGGACCCAGAGCCACCTCTCCAGCTTCGCCCCAGGCCCAGCGTGCTCGCTGCCTCGCTCTGCCGGAGCCTCCCTCCACCATGGTCCACGTGGCCACAGCAAGAAGAAGAATCCCCATGCGGCGGCGGTGGCGACCGCATTGGAGGAAGCAGGGATGTGCGGCGCGAGGCCAAGGCCATGGCACGCCTACGAGATGGCCTAGATTCTCGTGGGACCCACGATGCCGCGCGCGCAGTAGCATCGCACCCCGCCACAGGAAACAGGATGCTGCAGGGAGGCGCCCGAAGCGCCGCCACGGGGACGAGGACAACCCATCCCCGACCCCGACGGCGTTGTGCTGGCAGACACCGCCATCGTGGGCGAGGACGACCGCTGAGGTGGAGGCGGCGGAGGAGAAGAGGCTGAGGATCAGCCCGAGGCCGGACTCGTCTGCCGCTGCGGCGGCGGAGCGCGCGCCAGGCGAAGGCGGCCGAGATGGAGGCAGCCGCCAGCAACCACCGCCAAGAGCTGGCGTCTTTGGAGCCCAAGCCTCGTGGCACCACACCAACTACTTTCCCATCACCGATGACCCGCTCGAGCCCACCGCCGCCGAGGAGGGCGAGGACGCCGATGACAATGAGGGCAACACGGAGGAGTGGAGGACATTGTCTAGCGCCTCCGACTAAGCTAGACTGCAACTTTTAAAATGTATGTAAATAGTTAATTTAGCATCTCACTTCCAGCAAAGATGATACTCACACGTAGTTTCATGTTATAATGATTTACGTGTTCCAGTTTCTTTTATATCTTCCAAGTTGGGTTGATCAAAGCTTATTCTGAAACCAGATTACCCAAAAAAATGTTTGtatgaaattaagattttgttTCGTATTCCTCTTGGAAACTAATGTTTTTACAATGTTTGTCCAGCGGATATAAAATTAAGTTTTTGTCATTTTTGTATGATGCCAAGGTTATAGAGAGAGTAGTGTCTGCAAGATTTGCAGAAATAGAAAACAAAGAGTGGATATGATAATTTGGTGATCCAAGTCATGCCTAAATGTTTGGTTGTTCTTATTATCTTCTAGAAAAGATATGCATCAACTTGCATATATACTTTGAACTACTCATGACCAATTAGTGACCATATACTTATTATATTATGGAGGGTGGATCTTGGTATGTAATCACATTGGATATTTTCTTTTAATTACATGCTTGTATGGCACCCTTTGTGGCTATTGCATTGCCATATGTACAAAAATGCTGAAAAGTATATCACAGAATTTAAACGTCATGCACTTAGTTTGCCAAAAGGATCTGTTTTGTTTGTGATTTGGTTCAGTGCCAAGTGCCAAATAGAGGTCCATTGGATAAGTTCTGCCAGTCAACTATATAAGGTAACCTCTTCTTTGTCTGGTGAGGAGAAAGAAGATATGTgagagaatgaagcttcttcaagatcttgttcctAGATGCAGTAAGGTAACCTCTCATTTGTCTGGTGCGGTCAAATTCCCAAATACTCTTGTAATCCACACAGTACAAAATTTCTTTCGAATAGATCACTGGCAAGACAGTCATCAGTCATGCTCGATGAGATTATCAAATATGTGCAAGTCATTGCAACGACAAGTTGAGGTAGCGTTAGTGCATCTGTAGCTGAATTGTTTTGGAGTATATGTGGCATTTTGTTACTATATAACCAGAATTCTAATACAATTTGGAGCTTGCAGTCCTTGTCAATGGAAGGTCATTCCGATTGTGATGTGGTTGCTGCTGTCAAATGAATAATAAGTTTGGCATGGGAGAAAAGAAATCATGCTGCTCACCATCTAAGATCAAAGATAGTTCAGGTGGAGCTGTGCTTCGTTATGCTTTGCACCTGCGATTTCTTTGCCCCTCCAAGAAATCATCAAAACCAATGCTTCGGTGCAAATCTGAGCCAACATCGTCACCATATAGTAGCATTGCAGTACTCGAGGAAGAGCGAAGGTTCTATCTCTACAATGATCTTAGGAGTTGTATTTCCTCGTTCCTCGAAGGCACTCATATGCAGATGAAGGCCAGGTACACAGAACTTCCAATGTTGTTGAAGTTTTTAGCCTTGGCAGCACTGCCTTTTTCATTTCTACATTCCATCATCAGTCAGAACAGAAGTCGTGTCAGTTTACATTTAGTTTTTTTTTTGGCCAAAATGCACATGCTTAATACAAtattctgtttttttttttacaAAATGTGCATGCCTAATATGATATTCTTTTACTTGCTAGTTGACGTTAGACCATCTTTTTATGTTCCGTAGAATGGTTTCGAATACTTAGTTAGATTGCTCTAATAGCCTATCCGTGTCAACGAGACTGTTCCTCGCTTATTTCTTGTTCTGTTAGATCTGTAGAATTTAGTGTGGCATGCTCCAACTTTGCTGCAGCTGAGTGGAGCATGACTTTAGTGTGGCATGCTCCAACTTTGTTGCAGCTGAGAGTGGAGCATGACTTCCCTGCCGATCCCAAGTACTTCGACATATGCTCCCATTCATATGAGCAGCAAATGCAGAATTGACGAAGAGAGCTGCAGGAATGGGATACCTGAATTGTCTGATGAGATCATTGAAAGATATGAAAACATGTTGGCAAAGGAAACGTGTACAAGTGGCTCCATATGCTCATGGATACCAAAAAGATTTCTCAAGCTGACGAGAagaccgaattttttgtattttagcccttaaacCGAAGTAAATttacgtttagacctaaaaaaattttaaatgcagttttggacccttagctcggcgccatagcctgtggcgccgagctaacacagctcggcgccacagcctatggcgccgagctatgaCGTGGCCGCAACGGCTAGCTGCGTCCAGGGCTGACCTGGCGCTgacgtggcggcggcgcggcctcgtagctcggcgccacagatcttggcgccgagctacgaattcctataaaaacgcccgcgcggctggccgagagcagctcatttcatcccatttccaaacttcgtaaaaatttcctggattcaaagatttgagttggttcacttcgtagaccaaggtatgatttcgaactgattcgttttgtatattaggtttttagtttaataatttgtatacacctattatattatcatttcgattattagtttgtgtaaacttattataaagcataataggtacaagtgataattataatcgtttattagatgaaagacatgtaccgagaggcgttgtggcagaagaaaggtcgtcctcgggagttatatccggacgtatctagtaaggatgctcctgttcctcctgaactccccgtgcctaactgtgactgtggcagactggcttgggtacatcaatcacaacatccagacacggctgctcgttgctactacctttgtggcactttggacgtacgtagcttatgacttatcacttaattttgttcgcattcatttttttgtagatatgtaatagtgcatctttccattattttagggacatcagaagtgtttctttttccagtggatcgatggtcctgataaatttgaccctcgatatcttcttttcgttaattggttgagtggaaagacaagtcatgagcgttttaagcgttgggtacctcctcccccgaatcctccaccaatgacggatgaggagaaggaggtagcaacagaaagacggatggactcaccgcctcgatgcgattgtggagaccgtgctgtcatcgacgaagactatgacaagcagttctgttgtccgaacattgattatgtgagcccattgatacgctaaatgtataaactagtttttatttacaataaattactaattttttctcttgcagccatacgggtggcgtaagtgtcgtttcagagagtggttgtatggtcctttgtcccaatggccagagccagaggtaaaggaaaagcgatacatggggtgggcggcagaagaggtcaaatttgatccagtactctgcaaatgtggtattgaagctaagtatggattagttccttcggagcttggcgttggatatttttgtggacatatggtcgattacgatgaggttggtattttttttgcaccagatgtaatgttatagtggtacttactatttttttgtaggagacgaggaaatgcagttgggagagttacgacgacaaaggagaggtgatgcgcacaatagagtccaagagaataatgggacagaagatgcgttgtggatctcgactcgttgattcgtacattaacgatcgcatacgcgacatgcgtagggaagcaaaatctgccttttatgatagcccgaagcgtgcagagtataggaggttgaaggcggcagatgagaagagagcacaggatgcaagggaatgggaagcggctcaagccgagaaacagatgttggataatcttgctgatcgcctcaagggaagtaagtgagataaatgatattataattatgttagtacaatttatttatcctgactttgctaacttaattttctcattatatttgcagagattggaagcggcgtaaactatttggccgatgaggcgcatgcgagatatgttcaggataaaatggcaacggttgagctgatggaggaggaggacgacgacacatctagattgagtgagcttatcgccctcgcagaggcaggattacatgaagaagaggaggacgacatgtaaggttgagtgagctcatagcactagctgaggctggattacgtgctcaagaggaagaggatgagtttatgtcacaggccgccgcagaggtagaggcagcttattacaagaagaagtctgatgaggctgaggctgaggatgagctattctcccaagctgcagatgaagcagaagccaattattacaaaagaactggtgacaagtgtgatgcaggacaatgcagcaagtggaatgaggttgttgttgaggattgcgcgacggatgactccgaagatgagttactcatagattgtgattcagactgaagaattgtagcctattatgtagtatttacgtatccaaaataatttagaactctaaagatgcgttacttattgcttattatgttttttacagttcacaaaaattttttgcaagagttccccttgttttattaacaaccacagttcaaataatcacatattataagacatataagcatttcaacatataatacatcacaaaataacatcgaatataaaaacatccacagaacatagttcttcatataatgtccacaaacaaagtccaaaatacaagttccccaacacatagtccaaaacacataacatagttcatattacaacgtctccagcataagtccaaatcacacagtccatatcacaaaagtattcatttcctcctagtcttacccttgcccttggccccaagagcgtcggtgcctggagtgtaagggtctcgtggacgccttctacgtggtgtcagctgtgatggctgagttgtaggagcatcctgcaactgagatggtccaatctccacctgacctgcggcgccagcgccagcgccagcgtcgtcgtcgtcgtcgtcatcgtcgtcgtcgtcgtcgtcgtcgtcctgggccacgttctcaaacgtgtcccgcgtcgatctcgacgagctgagtcctgctgtagatggtccaactgcacaaatgggaggctgaacgtcctgctgcatacgaggcacaggcagctgcacgtcaacgcctgctagagaccggcatccacaccgagtcgctgctcgacgaagacgacgtgataccctctgtaatcgaaatgttagttaaagacatatgttacaacatacaaataaacaagttttctgttagacattgatactcactgatagtaacgatagcgtagtagtatctgaagttctctgtgagatacgctcgagttcaacaacagatacgagcatagagtttccctatcACAAGTTAAGACATTAGGATGCTCAAAAGTAGACATAAAACATTGAATTGAAATCTCTAATTTTATTAAAGAAATAGTTACCACTCTAtcaaggattggagcagcctcaatTTGGGATCCGTGCCGAGCAGCTATGTCGAAAGTTGTGTCTTCGTCGTCTGACAATTCTTGCTCGGCGTAATCTGCTGCTGTCCACTGTCCCTTCAGCTTGCACCTAGTCACACCAGAATACCAAATCAAATACCTCCGGAAGTTGTAGTTTGTGTGAGCCTGGTCATTCTCATAGTTCAGATCCCCCTGCTGGTTCCATTCATCAATGTAATCACGATGGTGTGTCTCGAAGTCCGTGACCTTCTTCTGTCTCTGTCTGTCGAACCTGCAAAAGTTAGAACCATATATTAGCGACTAACTGATATTTCAATTATTAGTTAGAATAACAAGTGCATGTAGTAACTCACTTATGAAGTTCTATTGAAGTCGAGA from Zea mays cultivar B73 chromosome 6, Zm-B73-REFERENCE-NAM-5.0, whole genome shotgun sequence harbors:
- the LOC100284561 gene encoding mitochondrion protein isoform 1 (isoform 1 is encoded by transcript variant 1), whose amino-acid sequence is MGERAKEWLLAAGAGAAVGALSAAAVIDLLSRSKRRERYARDLLESNGMTTGNTRSSKHLGSLGSSALLSDEVVSEQLTRNIQFFGMDSQKKVTESYVVVIGLGGVGSHAASMLLRSGVGRLLLVDFDQVSLSSLNRHAVATRDDVGTSKALCLKKHFSMIYPECQIDAKVQLYDASSEEEILSGQPDFVLDCIDNIDTKVSLLAACVRRGLKVLSAMGAGARADPTRIRVADLRESSNDPLSRSVRYRLKKEHGIEGGIPVVFSLEKPKAKLLPFQASKEEETPSDYQIVPGFRVRIIPVLGTIPAIFGQVMASYVVTQLAGLDFQTEPVVNLDLDHYRILHQRLIEHEELMYGTAEQVLVDAEEVMYIVKELWRGRSARDQSQDTGRKMWRSVNELMLVRWDKSKAAGISNLILVKFSEADAHESTTLDRIKEQEPEFYSMVSRVLKRAEMEFAL
- the LOC100284561 gene encoding mitochondrion protein isoform X1, with translation MIYPECQIDAKVQLYDASSEEEILSGQPDFVLDCIDNIDTKVSLLAACVRRGLKVLSAMGAGARADPTRIRVADLRESSNDPLSRSVRYRLKKEHGIEGGIPVVFSLEKPKAKLLPFQASKEEETPSDYQIVPGFRVRIIPVLGTIPAIFGQVMASYVVTQLAGLDFQTEPVVNLDLDHYRILHQRLIEHEELMYGTAEQVLVDAEEVMYIVKELWRGRSARDQSQDTGRKMWRSVNELMLVRWDKSKAAGISNLILVKFSEADAHESTTLDRIKEQEPEFYSMVSRVLKRAEMEFAL
- the LOC103629960 gene encoding uncharacterized protein produces the protein MVHVATARRRIPMRRRWRPHWRKQGCAARGQGHGTPTRWPRFSWDPRCRARSSIAPRHRKQDAAGRRPKRRHGDEDNPSPTPTALCWQTPPSWARTTAEVEAAEEKRLRISPRPDSSAAAAAERAPGEGGRDGGSRQQPPPRAGVFGAQASWHHTNYFPITDDPLEPTAAEEGEDADDNEGNTEEWRTLSSASD